The following are encoded in a window of Diorhabda sublineata isolate icDioSubl1.1 chromosome 5, icDioSubl1.1, whole genome shotgun sequence genomic DNA:
- the LOC130444404 gene encoding uncharacterized protein LOC130444404 — protein sequence MTYGTEVREDTNKTKQMLREAEMKTLRTIVGKTRRDRVRNTDVKEQYGMQDIVRWGRQRKRQWYNHVRRMDENRLPRIILENNPPGSRPPGRPPKRWKDSWQSTSQEKMQRQLQN from the coding sequence ATGACGTACGGCACGGAAGTCCGCGAGGACACCAACAAGACGAAACAAATGCTGAGGGAGGCCGAGATGAAAACACTGAGAACAATAGTTGGGAAAACAAGAAGAGACAGAGTAAGAAATACAGATGTCAAAGAGCAATACGGGATGCAAGACATTGTGAGATGGGGAAGACAACGTAAGAGGCAGTGGTACAACCATGTAAGACGGATGGACGAGAACAGACTTCCGAGAATAATCCTAGAAAACAACCCGCCCGGCTCAAGGCCTCCCGGGAGACCACCTAAAAGGTGGAAAGATAGTTGGCAATCCACCTCTCAGGAAAAGATGCAGAGGCAGCTTCAGAATTAA
- the LOC130444277 gene encoding centromere/kinetochore protein zw10 homolog produces MSLLAEVLFSAEKIEIDQINQKVPELKLSIEKIKSELVEYTDNVYIKYSGRPKENRSLLRTAHNLEEEIGTLHKHAENVTKKELLKSNKELGEHIDTLKTIDLSLKLVLKLCEVNEKLIEYTTLQTRKEYLKCKQIICYLEDTLDAIPQDEQLQIVEELKGVVRERRIGLINEIENVFKQKIIIDKDDSVATIKIISVTDSLEQALLAMFYNESVIFVLSNLAKFLWNNFFIPIVDNIVDIKCEQNEIYFLIKLEIIDNNKKSVYNEVFSNLKILLEFLENLNFPLSSTFTTLEYIGCDIRDNLSELLIKHCLEDTIPSTVEGLKNYKVVIEETEKLEETLRQHKMFAENTTSLIEYASNIDILFINKKCKEYSVESEQIMKKDLHNLTEVGVPYNPDNPLGCEVDQFLQCCVSKNVLELLNYCEKILQTAIKGTDVNAGRLLVTVQNIFRNYTKFVPEYHNKMLKTIPQQVALFHNNCLYISHKLTEWNGIYLMKLPSTLNISSIDFEVEICQLRQTGSELFSSYVKGQINQINEIMKGSGLVGDIIKELQPVTEKCVKQCLRQQELLRTVWHKVLSYSIYNKTIGIILNSLCNCLIKSITNFNDISSVVAEQLVEVIQIVLSRGPKLFTNSREISIYVPLWYKLNEISFVLNSNLIDINDRWADGKGPLALQFKPLELKKLIIALFKASDRRDAMLAKIQD; encoded by the coding sequence atgagtttgcttgctgaagttttattttcagcagaaaaaatagaaatagatcAGATCAATCAAAAGGTACCAGAATTGAAATTGTCTATTGAGAAGATAAAAAGTGAATTAGTTGAATATACTGATAATGTATACATTAAATATAGTGGACGTCCAAAAGAAAATCGAAGTTTACTTCGTACAGCTCATAATCTTGAAGAGGAAATCGGTACGTTACATAAGCATGCggaaaatgttacaaaaaaagaacTCCTAAAATCAAATAAAGAACTTGGTGAACATATAGATACTTTGaaaacaatcgacctcagtttAAAGCTGGTATTGAAACTTTGTGAAGTAAACGAGAAGCTAATAGAATATACAACTCTGCAAACTCGTAAAGAATACTTGAAGTGTAAACAGATAATATGCTATCTAGAAGATACCTTAGATGCAATTCCACAGGATGAACAATTACAAATTGTGGAAGAACTAAAAGGGGTCGTTAGAGAGAGGAGAATAGGtctaataaatgaaattgaaaatgtattcaaacaaaaaattatcatagaCAAAGATGATAGTGTAGCTACCATTAAAATTATATCTGTAACTGACTCGTTGGAACAAGCACTTTTAGCAATGTTTTATAATGAATCTGTAATTTTTGTACTCAGTAATTTAGCAAAATTTTTAtggaataacttttttataccTATTGTCGACaatattgttgatataaaatgtgagcaaaatgaaatttattttctaatcaaattaGAGATTAtagataataacaaaaaatctgtttataatgaagtattttcaaatttaaaaattttactagAATTCCTTGAAAACTTAAATTTTCCTCTAAGTTCTACTTTCACAACTTTAGAGTATATTGGTTGTGATATTAGAGACAACCTATCAGAATTACTTATAAAGCATTGCTTGGAAGATACAATTCCTTCTACAGTTGAaggtttaaaaaattataaagtagTTATAGAAGAAACTGAGAAATTAGAAGAGACTTTAAGACAACATAAAATGTTTGCTGAAAACACAACATCGCTCATAGAATATGCCAGCAATATTGACATTctgtttatcaataaaaaatgtaaagaatATTCTGTAGAGTCTGAACAGATTATGAAAAAAGATTTACATAACTTAACAGAAGTTGGAGTGCCTTATAATCCAGATAATCCATTGGGTTGTGAAGTAGATCAATTTCTACAATGTTGTgtgtcaaaaaatgttttagaatTATTGAACTATTGCGAAAAGATATTACAAACAGCCATTAAGGGAACTGATGTAAATGCAGGTAGACTGTTAGTAACTGTAcagaatatttttagaaattatacaaaatttgtgCCTGAATATCATAACAAAATGCTAAAGACCATTCCCCAACAAGTAGCACTATTCCATAACAATTGTTTGTATATTAGTCATAAACTGACTGAATGGAATGgtatttatttgatgaaactTCCATCTACTCTAAATATTTCTAGTATAGATTTCGAAGTAGAAATATGCCAATTACGACAAACAGGTTCAGAGTTATTTAGTTCATATGTCAAAGGACAAATTAATCAGATCAATGAAATAATGAAAGGTAGTGGATTGGTTGGTGATATAATAAAAGAGTTGCAACCAGTTACTGAAAAATGTGTCAAACAATGTCTTAGACAACAAGAATTATTAAGAACTGTTTGGCACAAAGTGTTATCCtattctatttataataaaacaataggAATAATACTGAACTCTCTCTGTAATTGTCTGATTAAATCCATTacaaattttaatgatatatcTTCGGTTGTGGCAGAGCAGTTAGTTGAAGTTATCCAAATTGTTCTTAGTAGGGGACCCAAATTGTTTACTAATAGCAGAGAAATCAGTATCTATGTTCCTTTATGGTACAAATTGAACGAAATCAGTTTTGTGTTAAATTCtaatttgattgatataaatgatAGGTGGGCAGATGGGAAAGGACCTTTAGCTTTACAGTTCAAACCTCTAGAGctgaaaaaacttattatagCTTTGTTCAAGGCGTCTGATAGGAGGGACGCAATGTTGGCTAAGATTCAAGATTAA